In Vitis vinifera cultivar Pinot Noir 40024 chromosome 17, ASM3070453v1, one genomic interval encodes:
- the LOC100254418 gene encoding mitogen-activated protein kinase kinase 9, with translation MAVVRDRRQLNLRLPLPEISERRPRFPLPLPPTNLPFSSGATTAADLEKIEVIGHGNGGTVYKVQHKRTAANYALKVVHGDCDPTVRRQVLREMEILRFTDSPFVVQCHGIFQKPSGDIAILMEYMDAGTLKTLLETKGTFSEVDLAGVAGQVLNGLSYLHSHKIIHRDIKPANLLVNGNMEVKIADFGVSKIMRRMLDSCNSYVGTCAYMSPERFDPDSHGSNYDGYSGDIWSLGLTLLELYVGHFPLLPAGQKPDWATLMCAICFGEEPALPEGVSEEFRNFIECCLQKDSTKRWTAAQLLSHPFICKQSVI, from the coding sequence ATGGCAGTAGTCCGAGACCGCCGGCAGCTCAACCTCCGCCTCCCCTTGCCTGAAATCTCCGAGCGCCGTCCCCGATTCCCACTTCCCCTTCCTCCCACCAATCTCCCGTTCTCCTCCGGCGCCACTACCGCCGCCGACCTTGAGAAGATCGAAGTGATCGGCCACGGGAACGGCGGCACCGTCTACAAGGTCCAGCACAAGCGCACTGCAGCGAACTACGCGCTCAAGGTGGTCCACGGCGACTGCGACCCCACCGTCCGCCGTCAGGTGTTGCGGGAGATGGAGATCCTCCGATTTACGGACTCGCCGTTTGTGGTCCAGTGTCACGGCATCTTCCAGAAGCCCTCCGGTGACATCGCGATTTTAATGGAGTACATGGACGCCGGTACCTTAAAAACCCTCCTGGAAACCAAAGGCACTTTCTCGGAAGTGGATCTCGCTGGCGTCGCCGGTCAGGTGCTGAACGGCCTCAGTTACCTCCACAGCCACAAGATCATCCACAGAGACATCAAACCCGCAAATCTTTTGGTGAACGGGAACATGGAGGTGAAGATCGCCGATTTCGGAGTGAGCAAGATCATGCGCCGCATGCTCGACTCTTGCAACTCCTACGTGGGCACCTGCGCCTACATGAGCCCGGAGCGGTTCGACCCCGACTCCCACGGCTCCAATTACGACGGCTACTCCGGCGATATCTGGAGCTTAGGTCTCACCCTATTAGAACTCTACGTCGGTCACTTTCCCTTACTGCCGGCCGGACAGAAGCCGGACTGGGCAACACTCATGTGCGCCATATGCTTCGGCGAGGAGCCGGCGCTGCCAGAGGGCGTATCGGAGGAGTTCCGGAACTTCATCGAGTGTTGTCTACAGAAGGATTCAACAAAGAGGTGGACGGCGGCTCAGCTTCTATCGCATCCGTTCATCTGTAAACAATCTGTCATCTGA
- the LOC100243867 gene encoding origin of replication complex subunit 5 has product MGKEESPQITRRTTRSSSSTPILKNGEETTKTSEPHPLTINDLVFGGEPIKLDELLSSFPGRRIQILELMRLLGPLNSPMLPLFLYGGTSTGKTSIILQIFRHLNRPFVYSSCLTCYSPRILFESIMNQLLLHRKNADNGYASAKRCERPSDFVVSLREALTNVLNTLKENSGKSSSRKPAGQANGRMIYLIFDNLELVREWDKSSSILPFLFELYDILNMPEVGLIFISKVSPDAYYSDRGYVEPIPILFPDYTEDSLRQIFMRNQANPKLYSSFLDVVLRTFSRITRRVDELSTAFSPLFKKYCEPLSDPGLVPNEDMKRKLFSHLQPHLAPALNEIFKVQSQPSPEVEAKQEKVKRKSNANKLGGREAFDEIDFHMSTSAKYLIISAFLASRNPATLDASLFDSTGGSDNRKRKRKSSEKSMEQKETAEQELLMKGPGTFPLERLLAIFQCLTSVVESSLGEDQQINEGLGAGNGDSGLMSDVLLQLSSLCNANFISKGGSCPLEGSTRYRATISEDLALKVARSLKFPLSKYLYRG; this is encoded by the exons ATGGGCAAAGAGGAAAGCCCACAAATTACCAGAAGAACAACCCGATCCTCCTCTTCCACCCCCATTCTAAAGAATGGCgaggaaacaacaaaaacaagtgAACCCCACCCTCTTACAATCAATGACCTTGTATTTGGAGGGGAACCCATAAAATTGGATGAACTACTATCTAGTTTCCCTGGCAGAAGGATTCAAATTCTTGAGCTCATGCGTCTGTTGGGTCCTTTGAACTCTCCTATGCTTCCTCTCTTTCTTTATGGAGGTACCTCTACAGGAAAAACGAGCATAATTCTTCAGATATTCAGACATCTCAACCGCCCATTTGTTTACTCAAGCTGTCTTACATGTTACAGTCCCCGGATATTGTTTGAATCCATCATGAACCAGCTGCTGCTTCATAGAAAGAATGCAGACAATGGTTATGCGAGCGCAAAGCGCTGTGAAAGGCCATCTGATTTTGTTGTTTCCCTTCGGGAAGCATTAACTAATGTTTTGAATACTCTCAAGGAGAACTCAGGGAAATCAAGCTCAAGGAAGCCGGCGGGACAGGCTAATGGAAGGATGATTTACTTGATATTTGACAATTTGGAGCTTGTTCGAGAATGGGATAAAAGTTCTAGTATATTGCCATTTCTCTTTGAGCTTTATGATATTCTAAATATGCCTGAGGTGGGTCTAATCTTTATCAGTAAGGTGTCACCTGATGCATATTACTCAGATAGAGGTTATGTTGAACCTATCCCGATTCTTTTTCCTGATTATACAGAGGATAGTCTTCGCCAAATCTTCATGAGGAACCAAGCAAACCCAAAGCTCTATTCCTCTTTTCTTGA TGTTGTATTAAGGACTTTCTCTAGAATTACTAGACGGGTTGATGAGTTATCTACTGCCTTTTCaccattatttaaaaaatactgtGAACCCTTGAGTGATCCTGGACTTGTTCCCAATGAAGACATGAAGAGAAAGCTGTTTAGCCACCTTCAACCACATCTTGCTCCTGCTctgaatgaaatatttaaagttCAATCTCAGCCTTCCCCTGAAGTTGAAGCCAAGCAGGAGAAAGTGAAGCGGAAAAGCAATGCAAACAAATTGGGAGGTCGTGAAGCTTTTGATGAGATCGATTTCCATATGTCTACTTCTGCAAAATATCTTATTATTTCGGCATTCCTTGCTTCAAGAAACCCAGCTACCCTTGATGCATCACTATTTGATTCCACTGGGGGTTCGGATAATCGGAAACGAAAGAGGAA GAGTTCTGAAAAATCAATGGAGCAGAAAGAAACAGCAGAGCAGGAATTGCTTATGAAGGGACCTGGAACTTTCCCATTGGAGAGATTATTGGCCATATTTCAGTGTCTCACATCTGTGGTAGAAAGTTCACTGGGTGAAgaccaacaaataaatgaagGCTTGGGAGCTGGTAATGGGGATAGTGGTCTAATGTCTGATGTTCTTTTGCAGCTATCCAGTCTCTGTAATGCTAATTTTATTAGCAAAGGAGGGAGTTGCCCATTAGAAGGCTCAACCCGATACCGAGCTACCATTTCTGAAGATCTGGCTCTGAAG GTAGCAAGGAGCCTAAAGTTCCCTCTCTCGAAGTACTTGTATAGAGGATAA
- the LOC100249021 gene encoding dihydropyrimidine dehydrogenase (NADP(+)), chloroplastic, translated as MASLSFSPIRAKPSGGDFRPFRRQSLARPSRVAFRVFASEGQAEPDLSVTVNGLHMPNPFVIGSGPPGTNYTVMKRAFDEGWGAVIAKTVSLDAAKVINVTPRYARLRVGANGSAKGQIIGWENIELISDRPLETMLKEFKQLKEEYPDRILIASIMEEYDKAAWEELIDRVEQTGIDALEINFSCPHGMPERKMGAAVGQDCALLEEVCGWINAKATVPVWAKMTPNITDITQPARVALSSGCEGVSAINTIMSVMGINLNTLRPEPCVEGYSTPGGYSCKAVHPIALGKVMSIAKMMKAEFGEDYSLSGIGGVETGGDAAEFILLGANTVQVCTGVMMHGYGLVKKLCSELKDFMKMHNFSSIEDFRGASLEYFTTHTDLVQRQQEAIRQRKAIRQGLQSDKDWTGDGFVKESESMVSN; from the exons atggcTTCTCTCAGTTTCTCTCCCATCAGAGCCAAACCCTCTGGCGGGGACTTCCGGCCGTTTCGCAGGCAGAGTTTGGCTCGGCCCAGCAGAGTTGCGTTTAGGGTCTTTGCTTCTGAGGGTCAGGCTGAGCCTGATCTGAGTGTCACTGTCAATGGATTGCATATGCCGAATCCTTTTGTTATCGGGTCCGGTCCGCCCGGGACCAATTATACCGTCATGAAGAGGGCTTTTGATGAAGGTTGGGGTGCTGTGATCGCCAAAACg GTGTCTCTGGATGCTGCCAAAGTTATAAATGTAACTCCTCGGTATGCCCGGCTACGAGTAGGAGCAAATGGCTCAGCCAAAGGACAAATTATTGGGTGGGAAAATATTGAACTCATAAGCGATCGGCCTCTTGAAACAATGTTGAAAGAGTTCAAGCAATTAAAAGAAGAGTATCCTGATAGAATACTTATTGCTTCAATCATGGAGGAATATGATAAAGCAGCCTGGGAAGAACTTATCGACCGAGTTGAGCAAACTGGAATT GATGCCCTTGAGATCAATTTTTCATGTCCTCATGGTATGCCAGAGAGAAAAATGGGTGCTGCAGTTGGGCAAGATTGTGCACTTTTGGAGGAGGTTTGTGGATGGATAAATGCAAAAGCCACTGTTCCGGTGTGGGCAAAAATGACTCCTAACATCACTGACATTACACAG CCAGCTAGGGTGGCTCTGAGTTCAGGATGTGAGGGGGTGTCTGCTATTAACACGATCATGAGTGTGATGGGGATCAATCTCAACACCTTACGTCCTGAGCCTTGTGTTGAGGG ATACTCAACTCCTGGGGGCTATTCTTGCAAGGCAGTCCATCCCATAGCACTGGGAAAAGTGATGAGCATTGCAAAAATGATGAAGGCTGAATTTGGTGAGGACTACTCGCTCTCTGGTATTGGAGGTGTTGAGACAGGTGGTGATGCTGCCGAATTTATTCTTCTTGGAGCAAACACTGTTCAG GTATGCACTGGTGTTATGATGCACGGTTATGGCCTTGTGAAGAAACTTTGCTCTGAGCTAAAAGATTTCATGAAAATGCACAATTTCTCATCCATAGAAGATTTCAGAGG ggCTTCTCTTGAATACTTTACAACGCACACAGATTTGGTACAAAGGCAGCAAGAAGCAATTCGGCAGAGGAAAGCCATCAGGCAAGGGTTACAGTCTGACAAAGACTGGACAGGAGATGGCTTTGTGAAAGAAAGTGAGAGCATGGTTTCTAACTGA